TGTTTACGTGCAGGTTGCCGTCGCCGGCGTGGCCGTAGCAAACAGATTTGAAGCCGTACTTCTGCCCTATTGCTTTTACGCCGGTGAGCAGTTGCGGCAATGCGGCGCGCGGCACCACGGTGTCTTCTTCCTTGTACACGCTGTTCGACTTTACGGCTTCGGCCACTTTGCGGCGCATGAGCCAAAGCATGTTTTTCTGGTCGGCGGTGTCGGCAAAAAGTACATCGCCGGAGTTGTGCTGTTGCATCACTTCGGCAATGCGCTCGGCATCTTTGTAAAGCACCTCCATATCGTTGCCGTCAACTTCCACAAACAGATG
The Bacteroidota bacterium genome window above contains:
- a CDS encoding FAD-binding oxidoreductase, giving the protein HLFVEVDGNDMEVLYKDAERIAEVMQQHNSGDVLFADTADQKNMLWLMRRKVAEAVKSNSVYKEEDTVVPRAALPQLLTGVKAIGQKYGFKSVCYGHAGDGNLHVNIIKGELSDEVWQNELPKGITEIFELCVKLGGTISGEHGIGLVQQPYIGIAIDEKRLELMREIKRVFDPNGILNPGKIYTSLTD